A window of Eubacteriaceae bacterium ES3 contains these coding sequences:
- a CDS encoding HAD family hydrolase: MHRYKGVVFDLDGTLVDSLHDIMDSCNKIMKYHKFPTHSYEEGKKLIGRGLKNLMKMAIPEEYREDDVFLDELTDMMRAEYGNNYTKKTKAYPGIEKLLDYLTYHELPFGVCTNKPDPMAKSLVKTVLKKYNFVDVIGETDQEPRKPDPATVFKMCREMGLEPSDCLYVGDSLVDYETAKNAGMLCVLCTWGFEDIDVITALDDAIWIHNPMRVVDALRYGKELYHVFNEEPEKHPHEEKKSYWEKNKL, encoded by the coding sequence ATGCATCGTTATAAAGGAGTTGTGTTTGATCTGGATGGAACGCTGGTAGATTCATTGCATGATATAATGGATTCTTGCAATAAAATCATGAAATATCATAAGTTTCCAACCCATAGTTATGAAGAAGGGAAAAAATTGATCGGCAGGGGCTTGAAAAACCTCATGAAAATGGCGATTCCTGAAGAATACAGGGAAGACGATGTTTTCCTCGATGAACTGACAGATATGATGCGGGCAGAGTATGGAAATAATTACACTAAAAAAACGAAAGCTTATCCGGGAATTGAAAAGTTATTGGATTATCTGACCTATCATGAATTGCCTTTTGGCGTTTGTACAAATAAGCCGGATCCTATGGCCAAATCACTGGTCAAAACTGTTTTGAAAAAATATAACTTTGTGGATGTAATTGGCGAGACGGATCAGGAACCGCGTAAGCCTGACCCTGCAACAGTTTTTAAAATGTGTAGGGAAATGGGATTGGAGCCTTCAGACTGTCTTTATGTAGGAGACTCTCTGGTTGATTATGAAACCGCGAAAAACGCTGGAATGCTGTGCGTTCTGTGTACCTGGGGTTTTGAAGATATTGATGTGATTACGGCTCTTGATGATGCAATATGGATTCATAACCCTATGCGTGTTGTTGATGCTCTGCGCTATGGTAAAGAATTATATCATGTATTTAATGAAGAGCCAGAAAAGCATCCGCATGAGGAGAAAAAAAGCTATTGGGAAAAGAATAAACTGTAA
- a CDS encoding Veg family protein, with the protein MPKATIMDIKREVENYLGRRVKLEAHKSKKKLYQKEGILAETYPSIFTVRIQEDQRKEQKLSFSYSDLLTQSVKIVLLDENGSDQSILAS; encoded by the coding sequence ATGCCAAAAGCTACGATAATGGACATTAAACGCGAGGTGGAAAACTATCTGGGCAGACGAGTCAAACTGGAAGCACATAAAAGCAAGAAAAAGCTCTACCAAAAAGAAGGGATTTTAGCGGAAACATATCCCAGCATTTTTACAGTTCGGATTCAGGAGGATCAGCGAAAAGAACAGAAACTGTCTTTCAGCTATTCTGATTTACTGACCCAAAGTGTCAAAATTGTATTACTGGATGAGAATGGAAGCGATCAGTCGATACTGGCATCCTAG
- the arcA gene encoding arginine deiminase has product MKNFININSEIGPLKRVLLHRPGKELERIVPDSLKELLFEDIPWLKRMQEEHDEFAAILRGRGVEVLYVEDLLKEVLKNKTVREALILEVIDQNPSSGNYIDGFLTEYLMGMESERLSEALIAGVLQKELDHIERNMVLTDYLKDPEPYAFYLNPLPNLYFMRDPAVTIGNGMCISSMATKTRKRESQYLDAIYDQHPLFIGANDKKYYSHQKFFSLEGGDVLVLSEKAVAVGCSERTKVQAVEELAKNLFEDNEEIEQVLAVRIPNNRAFMHLDTVFTMVNRDQFIVFPGILDQVETVIISRGKNNSLMFHQEETLKKALAEVLGLRQVQLIESGGGNPVVAAREQWNDSTNTLAIAPGVIVAYARNERSNEVLEDNGVEVIGIEASELVRGRGGPRCMTMPLYREKI; this is encoded by the coding sequence ATGAAGAACTTTATAAATATAAATTCAGAAATTGGACCCCTCAAACGGGTGCTACTTCACCGACCGGGAAAAGAACTTGAACGGATTGTACCAGATTCTTTAAAGGAGTTGCTTTTTGAGGATATTCCCTGGCTTAAGCGGATGCAGGAGGAACACGATGAATTTGCCGCAATTCTAAGAGGTCGTGGTGTCGAAGTCTTGTATGTTGAAGATCTGCTTAAGGAAGTTTTAAAAAATAAGACTGTGAGGGAAGCGCTTATCCTTGAGGTAATTGATCAGAATCCATCTTCCGGGAATTATATTGATGGATTCTTAACTGAGTATCTGATGGGAATGGAGAGTGAGCGGCTTTCAGAAGCCTTAATCGCGGGAGTGCTGCAGAAAGAACTCGATCATATAGAAAGAAATATGGTGTTAACGGATTATTTAAAAGATCCTGAACCTTATGCATTTTATTTGAATCCTCTGCCTAATCTTTATTTTATGCGTGATCCGGCGGTGACTATTGGAAATGGTATGTGTATTTCATCGATGGCGACAAAAACCCGTAAACGGGAAAGTCAATACCTGGATGCCATTTACGACCAACATCCTTTATTTATAGGAGCAAATGATAAAAAATACTATTCTCATCAGAAATTTTTCTCTTTAGAAGGTGGAGATGTATTGGTTTTAAGTGAAAAAGCTGTAGCTGTCGGATGTAGCGAACGTACAAAAGTTCAGGCAGTGGAAGAGCTGGCCAAAAATCTGTTTGAAGATAATGAAGAAATAGAACAGGTGCTGGCGGTGAGAATTCCCAATAATCGAGCATTCATGCACCTGGATACGGTCTTTACGATGGTCAATAGAGATCAGTTTATCGTCTTTCCGGGGATTTTAGATCAGGTGGAAACCGTTATTATTAGTCGTGGAAAGAATAATAGTCTGATGTTTCATCAAGAAGAAACGCTGAAAAAGGCTTTAGCGGAGGTGTTGGGTTTAAGACAGGTTCAGCTAATTGAAAGCGGTGGTGGAAATCCGGTAGTGGCAGCCCGGGAACAGTGGAATGACAGTACTAATACCCTGGCGATTGCGCCGGGAGTGATTGTGGCCTACGCCAGAAACGAGCGTTCCAATGAAGTGCTTGAAGACAACGGTGTAGAAGTAATAGGAATAGAGGCTTCTGAACTGGTGCGGGGAAGAGGTGGTCCAAGGTGTATGACCATGCCTTTGTATCGCGAAAAAATATAA
- the argF gene encoding ornithine carbamoyltransferase, which yields MDLKGRHLLTLKDFSPEEIQYLIDFAGRLKKKKQSGEIGELLKGKNIVLLFEKTSTRTRCAFEVAAFDEGANVTFLTNSQMGKKESVEDTAVVLGRFYDGIEFRGFEQETVNQLAEYSGVPVWSGLTDLYHPTQVLADLLTVQEKFGALKGRRLVYVGDARNNMGNSLMIGCSKMGMHFVAVAPKSLFPEDELVEEMKQLCLETGGSITLTEDIVAGVLGADVLYTDVWVSMGEEAQMAERIELLKDYQVNMDMVKATKNPDVIFLHCLPSFHDLETEVAKDVKARFGLSEMEVTDEVFRSQHSLVFDEAENRMHTIKAVMCATLVGE from the coding sequence ATGGATTTAAAAGGACGTCATTTATTGACATTGAAAGATTTCAGCCCGGAGGAGATTCAGTATTTAATTGATTTCGCGGGACGACTTAAAAAGAAAAAACAATCAGGTGAAATAGGAGAGCTGTTAAAAGGCAAAAATATCGTGCTTCTTTTTGAAAAAACTTCGACTCGAACACGATGTGCTTTTGAAGTGGCTGCTTTTGATGAAGGAGCCAATGTAACCTTTTTAACCAATAGCCAGATGGGCAAAAAAGAATCCGTTGAAGATACAGCTGTAGTTTTAGGACGCTTCTATGATGGAATAGAGTTTCGTGGTTTTGAACAGGAAACGGTTAATCAATTAGCCGAATATTCCGGAGTCCCAGTCTGGAGCGGTCTAACAGATTTGTACCATCCTACTCAGGTGCTGGCTGATCTTTTAACAGTACAGGAAAAATTTGGTGCTTTAAAAGGGCGAAGGTTAGTTTATGTGGGGGATGCCAGAAATAACATGGGGAATTCTTTGATGATTGGCTGCAGTAAAATGGGGATGCATTTTGTGGCAGTAGCCCCAAAGTCTTTATTTCCTGAAGATGAACTGGTTGAAGAAATGAAACAACTTTGTCTTGAAACAGGTGGTTCAATCACTCTCACCGAAGATATTGTAGCGGGTGTTTTAGGGGCTGATGTATTATATACCGATGTTTGGGTATCGATGGGTGAAGAAGCTCAGATGGCCGAGCGAATCGAATTATTAAAGGACTATCAGGTCAATATGGATATGGTAAAAGCTACGAAAAACCCTGATGTGATCTTTCTTCATTGTCTGCCCTCTTTCCACGACCTGGAAACAGAAGTGGCTAAAGATGTGAAGGCTCGCTTTGGTCTTTCTGAGATGGAAGTGACAGACGAAGTTTTCCGTAGTCAGCATTCTCTGGTTTTTGATGAAGCGGAAAATCGGATGCATACTATTAAAGCGGTAATGTGTGCAACACTGGTGGGGGAATAA
- a CDS encoding phosphomannomutase/phosphoglucomutase translates to MEIKEISKLQNGSDVRGIAIEGVPGEAVNFTQDMTMKIAYSFALWLSKKLGKEQLTFAIGRDSRITGEHLMQAAALGLVSRGAKVYRCGIATTPAMFMTTVDKNLKADGAIMVTASHLPFNRNGLKFFDRDGGLNKEDIAEILKTAETVVTDFLPGGQAEDFDFIAVYANRIVEIIRNQTGEERPLSNSRIVVDAGNGAGGFFADMVLKPLGANTEGSLYLEPDGNFPNHVPNPEDETAIAHITEAVLKNQADLGIIFDTDVDRAAIIDETGKAINRNGFIAFIAGILLEQYPGSTIVTDSVTSTGLAEYIKFLGGKHYRFKRGYKNVINEAIRLNETGVETHLAMETSGHGAIKENYFLDDGAYLVTMVLIRYAQLLKEGKTISSVLTKLKEPVEAKEIRLKIEADDFKTYGQKVLDAFSDFAEKQSGWSLEEPNFEGVRVNCNETAGNGWCLLRLSLHDPILPLNIESDEVGGCGIIEERIRSFLKAFPEII, encoded by the coding sequence ATGGAAATAAAAGAAATCAGTAAGCTTCAAAATGGATCGGATGTCAGAGGAATTGCCATCGAAGGTGTTCCCGGAGAAGCGGTTAATTTTACCCAGGATATGACGATGAAAATTGCCTATTCATTTGCACTATGGCTTTCTAAAAAGCTGGGTAAGGAACAGTTGACTTTTGCAATTGGCAGAGATAGTCGAATTACAGGAGAACACCTAATGCAGGCAGCAGCACTGGGGCTCGTGAGCCGTGGAGCAAAAGTTTATCGGTGTGGAATAGCTACGACCCCGGCAATGTTCATGACAACTGTTGATAAAAATTTGAAAGCGGATGGTGCGATTATGGTAACCGCCAGTCATTTACCTTTTAATCGTAATGGCTTGAAATTTTTCGATCGTGATGGCGGTTTGAACAAAGAAGATATTGCTGAAATTCTGAAAACTGCTGAAACAGTTGTGACTGATTTTCTTCCCGGCGGACAGGCAGAGGATTTTGATTTTATTGCAGTTTATGCGAATCGGATTGTTGAAATCATCAGAAATCAAACCGGAGAAGAAAGACCTTTAAGCAACAGTCGCATTGTGGTGGATGCCGGCAATGGAGCTGGCGGTTTCTTCGCTGATATGGTTTTAAAACCATTAGGTGCTAACACTGAAGGCAGCCTGTATCTTGAGCCTGATGGAAACTTTCCCAACCATGTGCCAAATCCTGAGGATGAAACAGCAATTGCCCATATTACAGAAGCGGTCCTTAAAAATCAGGCTGACCTGGGTATCATCTTCGATACAGATGTAGATCGGGCTGCGATAATTGATGAAACTGGGAAGGCAATAAACCGTAACGGATTTATTGCTTTTATAGCCGGAATCCTGCTTGAACAGTATCCGGGATCGACAATTGTGACAGATTCAGTGACTTCCACTGGGCTTGCGGAATATATAAAATTTTTGGGTGGAAAGCATTATCGCTTTAAACGTGGGTATAAAAATGTTATCAACGAAGCGATCCGTTTAAATGAGACAGGGGTGGAAACTCACTTGGCTATGGAAACCAGTGGTCACGGTGCGATAAAAGAAAATTATTTTCTGGATGATGGTGCTTATTTGGTGACCATGGTATTAATCCGCTACGCTCAGTTATTAAAAGAAGGAAAAACCATCAGCTCGGTACTAACAAAGTTAAAAGAGCCCGTTGAAGCTAAAGAAATCAGACTAAAAATTGAAGCTGATGATTTTAAGACCTATGGACAAAAGGTGCTCGACGCTTTTTCAGATTTTGCAGAAAAGCAGTCGGGTTGGAGTCTTGAAGAACCCAATTTTGAAGGGGTTCGGGTTAATTGTAATGAAACTGCGGGTAATGGCTGGTGTCTGTTGAGGTTGTCTCTGCATGATCCGATTTTACCCCTTAATATTGAATCAGACGAAGTTGGTGGATGTGGAATAATAGAAGAACGGATTCGCAGTTTTCTTAAAGCATTCCCGGAAATTATTTAA
- a CDS encoding universal stress protein has translation MKKILVPVDGSVLSVKAVAEAKKMAEAFQSDLIFLSVASGSTPPEKETSNKVIKEGLEMQEYVSKFKTNAELYLEDARNSVEGFAGEIETVLLYGDPAERIEDYLDEHEVDMIVMGSNGVGVSMLHQLLIGSVTSKILKFASQPVLIVK, from the coding sequence ATGAAAAAAATACTTGTTCCCGTTGACGGTTCGGTTTTATCAGTTAAAGCGGTTGCCGAGGCGAAAAAAATGGCAGAAGCATTTCAGTCCGATTTGATTTTTCTCAGTGTGGCAAGTGGTTCGACCCCACCGGAAAAGGAAACATCTAATAAAGTAATCAAAGAAGGTCTGGAGATGCAGGAGTATGTTTCTAAGTTTAAGACAAATGCAGAATTGTATTTAGAGGATGCAAGAAACAGCGTTGAGGGATTTGCTGGTGAAATTGAAACTGTTCTTTTATATGGCGATCCAGCTGAGCGGATTGAAGATTACCTTGACGAACATGAGGTTGATATGATTGTCATGGGGTCTAACGGAGTAGGAGTTTCAATGCTTCATCAATTATTGATTGGCAGTGTCACTTCGAAAATTCTGAAATTTGCCAGCCAACCGGTACTAATTGTAAAATAG
- a CDS encoding triose-phosphate isomerase codes for MKKFLLGTNWKMNKTLAEGLEYTEQLMQIIKSYEDFDFFIIPPYTHLWKIKELIEEKCSPLKLGAQNMHEEDFGQFTGEISPIMLKEIGLDIVELGHSERRQYFNETDEAVNRKALSALKHGFTPLICIGERIEDKHYGVSKEMLAKQLKIALTGFSTEAIGNFWIAYEPVWAIGVGGTPAETPYVKEIHDYLRTVLIERFGEKGSQIPLLFGGSVNIHNASDYAALENVNGLFIGRSAWQPDLFKEIMKSVLHTLSN; via the coding sequence ATGAAAAAATTTTTATTGGGCACCAATTGGAAGATGAACAAAACCCTCGCTGAAGGGCTAGAATATACAGAGCAGTTAATGCAAATTATTAAGTCTTATGAGGACTTCGACTTTTTTATTATCCCACCCTATACCCATCTCTGGAAGATCAAAGAACTGATTGAAGAAAAATGCAGCCCACTTAAACTTGGCGCTCAGAATATGCACGAAGAAGATTTCGGCCAGTTTACCGGTGAAATCTCACCGATAATGCTAAAAGAAATTGGCCTGGATATTGTTGAATTGGGGCACTCAGAACGCCGACAGTATTTTAATGAAACCGATGAAGCCGTTAACCGAAAAGCTCTGTCAGCCCTCAAACACGGATTTACTCCCTTAATCTGCATCGGCGAAAGAATCGAAGACAAGCATTATGGCGTTTCCAAAGAAATGTTGGCTAAACAACTAAAGATTGCCTTAACAGGTTTTTCTACTGAAGCAATCGGGAATTTCTGGATCGCTTACGAACCTGTCTGGGCAATTGGAGTAGGCGGCACACCAGCGGAAACTCCTTACGTCAAAGAAATCCATGATTATTTACGGACGGTTCTCATCGAACGATTTGGAGAAAAAGGCTCGCAGATCCCTTTATTATTCGGTGGAAGTGTTAATATTCATAATGCCAGCGACTATGCCGCACTCGAAAACGTAAACGGCCTGTTTATTGGTCGCAGCGCCTGGCAGCCCGACCTATTCAAAGAAATTATGAAATCGGTCCTTCATACTTTAAGCAATTAA
- a CDS encoding RpiB/LacA/LacB family sugar-phosphate isomerase — translation MKIAIDCDDAAIDFKDQIFEYLKNAGYDITDLKYSSTHECDYPDIAFNLAETIKNKEFDRGFIFCGTGLGVAMMANKVPGVFAGTCHDVYSAERLAKSNDANILTMGARVIGVELAKMIAEAWLKSSFQGGGSTRKVEKMRDLEKTYMK, via the coding sequence ATGAAAATTGCCATTGATTGTGATGATGCTGCTATTGATTTTAAAGATCAAATTTTTGAATACCTAAAGAATGCCGGCTACGATATAACAGATTTAAAATATTCATCTACTCATGAATGCGATTATCCGGATATTGCATTTAATCTGGCCGAGACTATCAAAAACAAGGAATTTGATCGTGGTTTTATTTTCTGTGGAACCGGACTGGGAGTTGCCATGATGGCCAACAAAGTCCCAGGCGTTTTTGCCGGGACCTGTCACGATGTTTATTCAGCTGAACGCCTGGCCAAAAGTAATGATGCCAACATCCTGACAATGGGAGCCCGAGTAATAGGCGTCGAATTGGCAAAAATGATTGCTGAAGCCTGGTTAAAGAGCAGCTTTCAGGGCGGGGGCTCAACTCGGAAAGTCGAAAAAATGCGTGATTTGGAAAAAACATATATGAAGTAG
- a CDS encoding sigma 54-interacting transcriptional regulator: MEKTIVIKNKNGLHTRVAAMVARQSQSIEKTYNCRLFIKRFGSRTGVPCNSVLPLVSLKIKYGEEATIYSDSSDGENAVLGLIDFLEQIPLLELPEIEAVDNLLQESTLASEKIFESIDNGLIAMDSEGIINIFNRAAEEITGIKASDIIGKKGDDWVPNFNLQDLLHSKDEKLGLKHKIGKKWVVTNKSPIIAGDEIVGGVVVFQDISQIEEMSWELHSIKELKEKLNTILETVDDGICMIDQKRRVTYVNYPFVKMFKKDGTQVLSRAIDDLFIGENFTDAFFDGLQDLMIKSDNGRELIMMSRPIIIEDKRRGNVLVARELTEIEKLVERVEALSAKASYLQDELSKKEELNPSFNCIMGKSGALIESLTIASKAARTDATVLVRGESGTGKELVARAIHRASSRGKKAFVSMNCAAIPPNLLESELFGYEKGAFTGAYKEKRGKFEVADGGTIFLDEIGDMDKMMQAKLLRVLQEQEIERIGGIQPIKIDVRVIAATNAPLEKLMEEGRFRNDLYYRLNVITVMLPPLRQRKGDIPLLVDHFSEKISKKYDLPRCTMTKKALAALEQYHFPGNIRELENIIESGVTLSNNDWVTLQDLPAYLRQPDEGDKAALDWGGENLPSLEEMEKELIAKALEKAGSYRQAGIILGIDHKTVAAKARKYQLL; the protein is encoded by the coding sequence ATGGAAAAAACGATAGTGATTAAAAATAAAAATGGTCTACATACCCGTGTTGCAGCCATGGTAGCAAGGCAGTCTCAAAGCATTGAAAAAACTTATAATTGTCGATTGTTTATTAAACGTTTCGGTTCGCGGACGGGAGTGCCCTGTAATTCAGTTTTACCGCTGGTATCATTAAAAATAAAATATGGCGAAGAGGCAACAATTTATAGCGACAGTTCAGATGGAGAAAATGCCGTTTTGGGATTGATTGACTTCTTAGAACAAATTCCACTGCTTGAATTACCGGAAATCGAAGCAGTCGATAATTTACTGCAAGAAAGCACCTTGGCCAGTGAGAAAATTTTTGAAAGCATTGATAACGGTCTGATTGCCATGGATAGTGAAGGGATTATTAATATTTTCAATCGGGCTGCCGAGGAAATTACTGGGATTAAAGCCAGTGATATTATTGGAAAAAAAGGTGACGACTGGGTGCCGAACTTTAATCTGCAGGATCTTTTGCATTCTAAAGATGAAAAGTTGGGACTAAAGCACAAGATTGGAAAAAAATGGGTGGTCACCAATAAAAGCCCGATTATTGCTGGAGATGAAATTGTCGGTGGTGTGGTCGTCTTTCAGGATATTTCGCAGATAGAAGAAATGTCCTGGGAGCTGCACAGTATCAAAGAACTGAAAGAGAAACTCAATACCATTCTGGAAACGGTTGACGATGGGATCTGTATGATTGACCAGAAAAGAAGGGTTACTTATGTCAATTATCCTTTTGTTAAGATGTTCAAAAAGGATGGAACACAGGTCTTGTCACGCGCGATTGATGATTTATTTATCGGGGAAAATTTTACTGATGCTTTTTTTGATGGACTTCAGGATCTGATGATTAAATCTGATAATGGCAGAGAGCTGATTATGATGTCCCGGCCGATTATTATAGAAGACAAACGTCGAGGCAATGTACTGGTAGCGAGGGAATTGACGGAGATTGAAAAGCTGGTGGAGCGGGTGGAAGCATTGAGTGCTAAAGCGTCTTATCTCCAGGATGAGCTATCCAAGAAAGAAGAACTTAATCCTTCCTTTAATTGTATAATGGGGAAAAGCGGAGCGCTTATTGAAAGTTTGACAATTGCTTCTAAAGCGGCCCGGACTGACGCAACAGTCTTGGTTAGAGGTGAAAGTGGGACTGGTAAAGAACTGGTGGCCAGAGCCATTCACCGGGCCAGTAGCCGGGGGAAAAAAGCTTTTGTCAGCATGAACTGTGCAGCGATTCCGCCTAATCTCCTGGAGAGTGAACTGTTTGGGTATGAGAAAGGTGCATTTACAGGAGCTTACAAGGAAAAGAGAGGGAAATTTGAAGTAGCTGATGGCGGAACCATATTTTTAGATGAGATTGGAGATATGGATAAGATGATGCAGGCAAAACTTTTACGGGTTTTGCAGGAACAGGAAATTGAGCGTATTGGTGGTATCCAACCGATAAAGATTGATGTAAGGGTGATTGCGGCTACCAATGCACCACTGGAAAAATTGATGGAAGAAGGTAGATTTCGAAACGATTTATATTATCGTTTAAATGTTATCACGGTAATGCTTCCCCCTTTGCGTCAGCGAAAAGGGGATATTCCGCTTCTGGTGGATCATTTTTCGGAGAAGATCAGTAAAAAATACGATCTTCCTCGTTGTACAATGACTAAAAAAGCCTTAGCAGCTCTGGAACAATATCATTTTCCGGGAAATATCAGAGAACTGGAGAATATTATTGAGTCCGGTGTAACTTTGTCAAATAATGACTGGGTAACACTTCAAGATTTACCGGCATATTTGAGGCAGCCTGATGAAGGAGATAAAGCGGCCTTGGATTGGGGTGGGGAGAATTTACCCAGCTTGGAGGAGATGGAAAAAGAATTGATCGCAAAAGCCCTGGAAAAAGCTGGTTCATACCGTCAGGCAGGGATAATACTGGGGATTGATCATAAAACGGTTGCGGCAAAAGCCAGGAAATATCAGCTTTTATAA
- the dhaM gene encoding dihydroxyacetone kinase phosphoryl donor subunit DhaM, whose amino-acid sequence MTGVIIVSHSEKLAEGLRDIVMEMNDGSVEIIAAGGTGDGRIGTNTNRIKNAIESLHDKDQILIFVDLGSAVICSETAIEMLDDEGLQEKVHIVDAPLVEGVVGGVVQATISDDLDAIINTAKEGATIKKVN is encoded by the coding sequence ATGACAGGTGTGATTATTGTATCCCATAGTGAAAAGCTGGCAGAAGGCTTGCGCGACATTGTGATGGAAATGAATGACGGCAGTGTGGAAATAATTGCCGCGGGAGGCACTGGTGACGGCCGAATTGGGACGAATACCAACAGAATTAAAAATGCGATTGAAAGTTTGCATGATAAGGATCAGATTCTTATTTTTGTGGATTTGGGGTCAGCAGTGATTTGCAGTGAAACAGCTATTGAAATGCTGGATGACGAGGGCTTGCAGGAGAAAGTGCATATTGTGGATGCACCGCTTGTAGAAGGGGTAGTTGGAGGCGTTGTACAGGCAACAATTTCTGATGACCTTGATGCCATTATTAATACCGCTAAAGAGGGTGCGACCATTAAAAAAGTTAACTAA
- a CDS encoding dihydroxyacetone kinase subunit DhaK translates to MKRLINDAYDVVEEMLEGYVTAHKDHVVMDQSSEAQGRVVVSKSAKQKDKVGVIIGGGSGHEPLFLGYVGKGFADAAVIGNINTSPSPDPCYASVKAIDTGKGCIYLYGNYAGDVMNFDMGAEKADEEDGIRVETVLVTDDVISSENIEDRRGIAGDFFVFKAAGAKAEMGGDLDEVVAAAKKCNDVTRTMGVAMSSATLPSKGGPIFEMEDGDMEIGMGIHGEPGVRRGKIEPADKVIDQIMEPILADLPYESGDEVYVLVNSLGATPLMDLHICFRRVSQILAEKGITIYKSLIGSFASSMDMAGMSVTLVKLDDEMKELLDYPCDTPYFKQF, encoded by the coding sequence ATGAAACGGTTAATTAATGATGCTTATGATGTAGTGGAAGAAATGCTTGAAGGTTATGTAACAGCGCACAAAGATCATGTGGTCATGGACCAGTCTTCTGAAGCCCAGGGAAGGGTTGTTGTTAGCAAGTCTGCTAAGCAAAAAGACAAAGTCGGTGTAATCATTGGTGGTGGATCGGGACATGAACCGCTATTTTTAGGCTATGTCGGAAAAGGTTTTGCAGATGCAGCGGTTATCGGAAATATCAATACATCTCCTTCTCCAGATCCGTGCTATGCTTCTGTTAAGGCGATTGATACCGGAAAAGGCTGTATTTATCTTTATGGAAACTACGCTGGTGATGTCATGAACTTTGATATGGGTGCTGAAAAAGCTGATGAAGAAGATGGTATCCGGGTTGAAACGGTACTGGTAACTGATGATGTTATTTCCTCTGAAAATATTGAAGATCGTCGTGGGATTGCTGGAGATTTCTTTGTTTTCAAAGCTGCTGGAGCAAAAGCTGAAATGGGTGGAGATCTGGATGAAGTTGTTGCTGCTGCTAAAAAATGTAATGATGTGACCAGAACCATGGGTGTAGCCATGTCGTCAGCAACTCTGCCATCTAAAGGTGGTCCGATTTTTGAAATGGAAGATGGCGATATGGAAATCGGTATGGGGATCCATGGGGAACCAGGCGTGCGTCGAGGAAAAATTGAGCCCGCTGATAAGGTGATTGATCAGATAATGGAACCGATTCTTGCTGATCTTCCGTATGAAAGTGGAGACGAAGTTTATGTTCTGGTCAACAGTCTTGGCGCAACCCCTTTAATGGATCTGCATATCTGCTTCAGAAGAGTTTCTCAGATTTTAGCTGAAAAAGGGATTACTATTTATAAATCGCTGATCGGTTCTTTTGCTTCTTCTATGGATATGGCTGGAATGTCTGTGACATTAGTAAAACTAGACGATGAAATGAAGGAATTGCTAGACTATCCATGTGATACACCTTATTTTAAACAGTTTTAA
- the dhaL gene encoding dihydroxyacetone kinase subunit DhaL, with amino-acid sequence MSEYILNKDYFVNVMTDLITLAEEKKEYFSELDSAIGDGDHGMNMSIGFREVNKNLEEWKDGDISSLFKNVGTALLDKVGGASGPLYGGFFTKMGVPIKGKEEVTFDDYLAMMEAGIAIIEKRGKAVVGDKTMVDTLRPAIDALKKAYTEDGLEPKEAMKKAVEVAEAGSDSTIPLVAKKGRAMRLGERAIGHRDPGSASSAAIMAIFYNNMP; translated from the coding sequence ATGAGCGAATATATTTTAAATAAAGATTATTTTGTTAATGTGATGACTGATTTGATCACTTTAGCGGAAGAAAAAAAGGAATACTTCTCGGAGCTTGATTCAGCAATCGGAGATGGAGATCATGGGATGAACATGAGCATTGGTTTCAGGGAAGTTAATAAAAATCTGGAAGAGTGGAAGGATGGGGATATCAGTTCGCTTTTTAAAAATGTTGGTACAGCTCTGCTTGATAAAGTTGGCGGTGCGTCAGGTCCTCTTTATGGTGGCTTTTTTACTAAAATGGGCGTGCCAATCAAAGGAAAAGAAGAAGTGACTTTTGATGACTATCTGGCAATGATGGAAGCGGGTATCGCTATTATTGAAAAACGAGGCAAAGCAGTAGTGGGTGATAAAACAATGGTTGATACCTTGCGACCGGCCATTGATGCTTTGAAGAAAGCTTACACTGAAGACGGTCTTGAACCCAAGGAAGCGATGAAAAAAGCGGTTGAAGTGGCAGAAGCAGGTTCGGATTCGACTATTCCGCTGGTAGCTAAAAAAGGTCGGGCAATGCGTTTAGGTGAAAGAGCGATCGGTCACCGAGATCCTGGTTCAGCTTCCAGTGCGGCCATTATGGCAATTTTTTACAATAACATGCCGTAA